A window of the Dongshaea marina genome harbors these coding sequences:
- a CDS encoding TcfC E-set like domain-containing protein — translation MKKNLFSILLLMSNTVSAQQVISQNINVPSLKISVAYTSAPQEGNDNSPFDWSAIPKSFQNEFKTQGFPISISYSGNDMGVHIAHIKDKKLSIESPNKLLKKLPLSISAKKYMIDILENGFIANKPIICSNKLINMHVCTIKNQQLILVKLSLDTLKAKLILNKSLFKTQIISHHNYLPPPEKNYLSSVMQYSLNSSKTFGDSNNTSTSSLALTNTTGYSNTHAIASGYLSHNEHYNDYVLSSLKLIHNNQKSVTSLNYGNGTGIFGSSSSGMNYGYGGKVIAASWYSSNSLLLDKSQQSLNPIIIFVPRHTTARIYKDGTLLSVQHFDIGSHQLDTSNFPSGVYPVKIDLLEGGKVTGSRTEIINKPFDLSTLSPNLGIAYSLWGGIASQKDDSEFDMPYFGGSLRRVMSPHLFSSLNLYQIGQVSVVELDNQLALPENIRSNINAGADAHGGFAFTGSLQKSFGSMLNISLLYNHVRKNSHFDYSPFDFESNNINLNASIFMAQYGTLSLNNTYDIQRKNMGYNASYMLNLYSGHGFFIQGNISASWDNDESIIGSPDQFNYFYGLTLTHVFNDNSSVNSSLIYNPNQKTFSADSSYSLAADNKSFITNGSIGVSHRDNADMVSGSLSMDRSYLQGAINASAIQNDSGHNTQSLASSLSGSIAVSGGDMAFSHNTTSDSGIIFDLESPENVKMILNINGSHYPVSTGINFIPLTRYSYYDVYLMNSNENKDSLWWKSSDDSFVLYPGQIYHIKRKVIPTIQVVGQIVSHNTSAPYAKIDNHLSSEHSDAQGYFMIGINKSSPKLAITLSNGKRCSYQLSKDKINNIHNGSWIGKVLCNGAHSSSHH, via the coding sequence ATGAAAAAGAACCTATTCTCAATACTATTGCTTATGAGTAATACGGTATCAGCTCAGCAAGTCATATCTCAGAATATCAATGTGCCCTCACTGAAGATTAGTGTAGCTTACACTTCAGCCCCCCAAGAAGGGAATGATAATTCACCTTTTGACTGGAGCGCCATACCAAAGTCATTTCAAAATGAATTTAAAACCCAGGGTTTTCCTATAAGCATCTCGTACTCCGGAAATGATATGGGTGTACATATAGCTCATATTAAAGATAAAAAATTATCTATCGAATCTCCAAATAAATTACTAAAAAAATTACCACTATCTATTTCAGCAAAAAAATATATGATAGATATATTGGAAAATGGATTCATTGCAAACAAGCCAATTATTTGCTCAAACAAGCTAATCAACATGCATGTTTGCACCATTAAAAATCAGCAACTTATTTTAGTTAAGCTTAGCCTTGATACTCTGAAGGCAAAACTAATTTTGAATAAATCACTATTCAAAACACAAATAATCTCTCACCATAATTACCTGCCTCCTCCGGAAAAAAATTATTTATCATCTGTCATGCAATACAGCCTGAATTCATCCAAAACATTTGGTGATAGTAATAATACAAGCACATCAAGCCTTGCTCTCACAAATACAACTGGCTATTCAAACACCCATGCAATAGCCTCCGGTTACCTCTCTCATAATGAGCACTACAATGATTATGTCCTAAGCTCACTTAAGCTGATTCACAACAACCAAAAGAGCGTTACCAGTCTTAACTATGGCAATGGAACAGGCATATTTGGTTCTTCCAGCTCAGGGATGAACTATGGGTATGGAGGTAAAGTTATCGCTGCCAGTTGGTACTCAAGTAATAGTCTACTGCTTGACAAGTCTCAACAATCGCTGAATCCCATCATCATATTCGTTCCTCGTCACACGACAGCACGAATCTATAAGGATGGAACTTTACTAAGTGTGCAGCACTTTGATATTGGTTCTCATCAACTTGACACATCTAATTTCCCAAGTGGCGTCTACCCGGTGAAAATCGATCTCCTGGAAGGAGGGAAAGTCACAGGATCGCGAACAGAGATCATCAATAAACCTTTTGATCTCTCAACACTATCTCCAAACCTGGGTATTGCTTACTCTCTTTGGGGAGGCATCGCATCACAAAAGGATGACTCCGAGTTTGATATGCCCTACTTTGGAGGTTCTCTACGCAGAGTCATGAGTCCTCATCTATTCAGCAGCCTTAACCTATATCAGATAGGTCAGGTTTCAGTTGTTGAACTTGATAACCAACTCGCTCTCCCTGAGAACATCAGAAGTAATATCAATGCCGGAGCTGACGCGCATGGAGGATTTGCTTTCACTGGCAGTCTTCAGAAATCATTTGGTTCGATGCTTAATATAAGCCTCCTTTATAACCATGTGAGAAAAAATAGCCATTTCGATTACTCACCCTTTGATTTTGAATCAAACAACATCAACTTGAATGCATCAATATTTATGGCGCAATATGGGACTCTGTCATTAAATAACACCTATGATATCCAACGAAAGAATATGGGATACAATGCATCATATATGTTAAACCTATATAGTGGTCATGGTTTTTTTATCCAGGGAAACATATCCGCATCTTGGGATAATGATGAAAGCATCATCGGCTCTCCCGATCAATTTAACTACTTCTATGGATTAACGCTAACGCATGTTTTTAACGACAACAGCAGTGTTAATTCTAGTCTCATATATAACCCCAATCAGAAAACATTCTCAGCTGATTCAAGCTATTCTTTAGCTGCCGACAATAAATCGTTTATCACTAATGGAAGCATTGGAGTATCTCATCGTGATAATGCAGACATGGTCAGTGGTTCACTATCTATGGATCGAAGTTATTTGCAAGGGGCAATTAATGCTAGTGCCATTCAAAATGACTCAGGTCATAATACTCAAAGCCTCGCAAGCTCACTGAGTGGTAGTATAGCCGTATCCGGTGGCGATATGGCTTTCAGCCATAATACAACAAGCGATAGTGGAATCATTTTTGACTTAGAATCGCCTGAGAATGTAAAGATGATTCTTAATATCAATGGTAGCCATTACCCGGTATCCACTGGAATTAACTTTATTCCATTAACTCGCTATTCATATTATGATGTATACTTAATGAATTCAAATGAAAATAAGGATTCATTATGGTGGAAGAGCTCAGATGACAGTTTTGTCTTATATCCAGGGCAAATTTATCATATTAAGCGCAAGGTGATTCCAACCATTCAGGTCGTCGGTCAGATCGTGAGTCATAATACGAGTGCACCCTATGCCAAAATTGATAATCATCTCTCATCGGAGCATAGTGATGCTCAAGGATACTTTATGATAGGAATAAATAAATCATCGCCTAAACTAGCAATCACCCTCTCCAATGGTAAACGCTGCTCATATCAACTAAGCAAAGATAAAATCAATAACATTCACAATGGTTCATGGATTGGGAAGGTCCTATGTAATGGAGCGCATAGCTCATCTCATCATTAG
- a CDS encoding response regulator — protein MMKILVVDDEQAIRTFLRISLRAEGYEVLEAESGEQALVCCTQHAPELVLLDLGLPDMDGFEVLSTLRQWSQIPVLVVSARSQESEVVRLLEAGANDYVIKPFGIRELLARVRVLFRDYQQTPATQYIEVADLCLDLVNHKLLRGEQQIHLSKKEFTLFEHLARHAGKLVTQQTLLTAIWGETHKDDSHYLRVLVGQLRKKLGDDIQQPRYIETETGIGYRLRMDEG, from the coding sequence ATGATGAAGATTCTGGTGGTTGATGATGAGCAGGCGATCCGAACTTTCCTGCGGATCAGTCTCAGGGCCGAAGGCTATGAGGTACTGGAGGCAGAGTCCGGAGAGCAGGCACTGGTGTGCTGTACCCAGCACGCCCCGGAGTTAGTTTTACTGGATCTTGGGCTACCGGATATGGATGGTTTTGAGGTGCTCAGTACATTGCGTCAATGGAGCCAGATCCCTGTGCTGGTGGTTTCGGCGCGCAGCCAGGAGAGTGAAGTGGTAAGGCTATTGGAAGCCGGAGCCAACGACTATGTGATCAAGCCCTTTGGGATCCGGGAACTGTTAGCCCGGGTCCGGGTGCTGTTTCGGGACTATCAGCAGACGCCGGCGACTCAATACATTGAAGTGGCCGATCTCTGCCTTGACCTGGTGAATCACAAACTGCTGCGGGGTGAACAGCAGATCCATCTGTCCAAAAAGGAGTTTACCCTGTTTGAGCATCTGGCTCGCCATGCTGGGAAGCTGGTTACTCAGCAGACTCTGCTGACTGCTATCTGGGGAGAGACGCACAAGGATGATAGCCATTACCTGCGGGTTCTGGTTGGCCAGCTACGTAAAAAGTTGGGTGATGATATTCAGCAGCCTCGATATATAGAGACGGAAACAGGTATCGGTTACCGATTACGTATGGATGAGGGCTAG
- a CDS encoding PAS domain-containing protein, translating to MKGMLEPASQELMLQFMDACLEPMALKDADSRFIYVNQSYRELLHLPDELDIRSLNVRQLPQEIAQFSELYLCQDQQIKKSKKSLSSLEINFFGKDRQLKSYLMRKTPLFNAQGELEYIVVQGEPIQHSLTIFSKVLFGGILKNEAFSIAGEEAKGISQISLSKNNWEAAFLFSLGLSYKSISQRLGISKNAAEMRIKRVSQQLDIPVPLLADHLRSHGWISNIPQRFLFDKPNSIPLDSAELDTLLREKAR from the coding sequence ATGAAAGGGATGCTAGAGCCAGCTAGCCAGGAACTGATGCTTCAGTTTATGGATGCTTGCCTTGAGCCTATGGCTCTGAAAGACGCAGACTCACGCTTCATCTATGTTAATCAAAGTTATCGCGAACTTCTTCATCTCCCCGATGAATTGGATATTCGATCTTTAAATGTAAGGCAGTTACCACAGGAGATAGCTCAATTTTCTGAGCTATACCTCTGTCAGGATCAACAGATAAAAAAGAGTAAAAAGTCTCTGTCTTCTCTTGAGATCAACTTCTTTGGAAAGGATCGTCAGTTAAAAAGTTATCTGATGCGAAAGACGCCACTGTTCAATGCTCAGGGTGAACTTGAGTATATAGTGGTCCAGGGAGAGCCCATTCAACATTCACTAACCATCTTCTCCAAGGTTCTATTTGGAGGTATTTTAAAGAATGAAGCATTTTCCATAGCTGGAGAAGAGGCTAAGGGGATATCTCAGATCAGTCTATCTAAAAATAATTGGGAAGCGGCTTTTCTATTTTCTCTGGGACTTAGCTATAAGAGTATCTCCCAGCGCCTTGGGATCAGTAAAAATGCAGCCGAGATGCGAATTAAGCGAGTCAGCCAGCAGCTGGATATTCCAGTCCCTTTATTAGCCGATCACCTGAGAAGTCATGGGTGGATCTCCAACATTCCGCAGCGCTTTCTGTTCGACAAGCCTAATTCAATCCCACTTGATTCCGCTGAGCTTGATACTTTGCTCAGGGAAAAAGCGCGTTAG
- a CDS encoding potassium-transporting ATPase subunit C: protein MIKSIKESLLLLVMMSVLTGVFYPGVVMAIAQLVWPAQANGSLILDGSGQARGSYLLGQDYSGKGYFHLRPLTGQDNGGRGNLAVSSEARRQFEAAHAKPGMPAVLATVSASGVDPDLPFDAAVYQIPRVARARHMSQFELESVIQKQAQGGMLGPRYVNVMRLNQELDKISGIH from the coding sequence ATGATTAAGAGTATTAAAGAATCCCTGCTGTTACTGGTGATGATGAGTGTCCTCACCGGGGTGTTCTACCCCGGAGTGGTGATGGCAATCGCACAGCTTGTGTGGCCGGCTCAGGCTAATGGCAGCCTGATCCTGGATGGTTCGGGTCAAGCCCGTGGCTCCTACCTTTTGGGCCAGGATTATTCAGGCAAAGGTTATTTTCATCTGCGTCCTCTGACCGGTCAGGATAATGGGGGCAGGGGGAATCTGGCGGTCTCCAGTGAAGCGCGCCGCCAATTTGAAGCCGCTCACGCCAAGCCTGGGATGCCTGCGGTGCTGGCGACGGTGTCGGCGAGTGGCGTCGATCCGGATCTCCCCTTTGATGCGGCCGTTTACCAGATCCCAAGGGTTGCCAGAGCGCGACACATGTCGCAGTTTGAGCTTGAGTCTGTGATACAAAAACAGGCTCAGGGTGGGATGCTGGGGCCTCGCTATGTTAATGTGATGCGCCTGAATCAAGAGTTAGACAAGATAAGCGGAATCCATTAA
- a CDS encoding DUF4118 domain-containing protein: protein MRDEARADALLSTVEESSRGRLTIFLGAAPGVGKTYSMLQAAKEQLTAGRRVLIGVVETHGRQDTAALARGMERIPCDIHEYRRKSLAEFSLDGALEARPDLLLLDELAHTNVPGSRHQKRYQDVEELLKAGIDVFTTLNVQHLASLHDTVKQLTGVDVREQVPDTLLELAFEIKLVDLPVRELLGRLEAGKVYVPHQARAAMSSFFTHGNLSALRELALHTAAQCVDRQTQLLRTAKGDNQAAIVPHLLVCIESLEESEAMIRRGHQFARLRHLSWSVVAFGKEARASEAAGALQLARDLGADVEILYDSDRPRAVREVARRRKVTALMVANRAARWWRKGIGQQLQGVDEGWNLILVPAPKPGRRRARRDERGDLKDYLQALVVMAIASVIAFPLSHWLSLSDLSMVYQVGVLVVAVRTRVRATLFAAVVAFLCFNFFFTAPYFQFFIEHRSDTITALVFLLFALFTGHLASRLRKQVLYLRRSNHFATSLLEFSRRLSGQLTHHEFLEEGGRQLSQALGLDVLVMGKDPDQGLTTISRSSPGAGVTVKEQTAANWCLSNGEAAGFSTNTLNSCDWLFLPLKLNDGQVHQVVGIRGDESLQSSQRRNQLDAWLEVWRQALSQSELREALAEERLKSETEQLRAVLLSSISHDLRTPLTTLIGSTDSWLRYHTQLSQAEQLSLIEGVATEGKRLHRYVTHLLDMTRIGQGELTLNRQPVEVEQLLSNVIGRLETELKPFELVTHVDEGIPRLNVHASLLEQSLLNVLDNACQWTKLDGRIGINVRKLKDKLKIEIYDQGPGIDPNLRWQIFEPFFTTRKRDRGPGGSGLGLAIAKGMIQAHGGSIKALACTEEEGYATCIQIQLPLDQNSAESE from the coding sequence ATGAGAGATGAAGCCAGAGCCGATGCCCTGTTGTCGACGGTTGAAGAGAGTAGCCGTGGGCGTTTGACCATCTTTTTGGGGGCAGCGCCCGGAGTCGGCAAGACCTACAGCATGCTGCAAGCGGCTAAAGAGCAGCTTACTGCCGGTCGCCGGGTGTTGATCGGCGTTGTGGAAACCCATGGACGACAGGACACCGCGGCTCTGGCCAGGGGAATGGAGCGCATTCCCTGTGACATCCATGAATACCGCAGAAAGTCACTGGCTGAGTTTTCTCTCGATGGGGCCCTGGAGGCCCGCCCGGATCTGCTGCTCCTTGATGAACTGGCACATACCAATGTGCCGGGCAGTCGTCACCAAAAGCGTTACCAGGATGTCGAAGAGCTGCTCAAGGCGGGAATTGATGTGTTTACCACCCTCAATGTGCAGCACCTGGCGAGCCTGCATGACACGGTCAAACAGCTGACCGGGGTGGATGTACGCGAGCAGGTTCCGGATACCCTGTTGGAGCTTGCCTTCGAGATAAAATTGGTGGATCTGCCGGTTCGGGAGCTGCTGGGAAGGCTTGAGGCGGGTAAGGTGTATGTGCCTCATCAGGCGCGCGCCGCAATGAGCTCATTCTTTACTCATGGGAACCTCTCGGCGCTGCGTGAACTGGCCCTGCATACGGCGGCTCAGTGTGTCGACCGCCAAACCCAATTACTGAGGACTGCCAAGGGAGATAATCAGGCGGCGATCGTACCCCATCTGTTGGTATGTATTGAATCCCTGGAAGAGTCTGAGGCAATGATCCGACGGGGACATCAATTTGCAAGGCTGCGGCATCTCTCCTGGTCTGTGGTGGCTTTTGGTAAGGAGGCCCGGGCCTCAGAGGCTGCCGGGGCTTTACAACTGGCGCGTGATCTCGGAGCCGATGTGGAGATCCTCTACGATTCCGATCGTCCCCGGGCTGTGCGTGAAGTTGCCAGGCGGCGCAAGGTAACGGCCCTTATGGTTGCAAATCGCGCAGCCCGCTGGTGGCGAAAGGGGATCGGGCAGCAGCTGCAAGGGGTTGATGAGGGATGGAATCTCATCCTGGTGCCGGCACCTAAACCTGGCAGGCGTCGAGCGCGCCGCGATGAGCGCGGCGATCTCAAAGATTATTTGCAGGCACTGGTGGTGATGGCTATTGCCAGTGTGATCGCCTTTCCGCTCAGCCACTGGCTGTCACTCTCAGATTTGTCGATGGTGTATCAGGTCGGGGTCCTGGTGGTGGCGGTGCGTACCCGGGTGCGGGCGACTTTGTTTGCCGCTGTGGTGGCATTTCTGTGTTTTAATTTCTTCTTCACCGCGCCCTATTTTCAGTTTTTTATAGAGCACCGCTCCGACACCATCACAGCTCTGGTGTTCTTGTTGTTTGCGCTCTTTACCGGGCACCTGGCTTCGCGACTGCGTAAGCAGGTGTTGTATCTCAGACGCAGCAACCATTTTGCGACCAGCCTGTTGGAGTTTAGTCGTCGTCTTTCCGGTCAGTTGACCCACCATGAATTTCTCGAAGAGGGAGGCCGGCAGCTTTCCCAGGCCCTGGGTCTGGATGTGTTGGTGATGGGTAAGGATCCTGACCAAGGGTTAACCACCATCAGTCGCTCCTCTCCGGGAGCCGGGGTGACTGTGAAGGAGCAAACGGCCGCTAACTGGTGTCTGAGTAACGGTGAGGCTGCCGGCTTTTCTACCAATACCCTCAATAGCTGTGACTGGTTATTTTTGCCGCTTAAACTCAATGATGGACAGGTCCATCAGGTGGTGGGGATCCGCGGCGATGAATCCTTACAATCGAGCCAGCGGCGCAATCAGCTGGATGCCTGGCTTGAGGTGTGGCGTCAGGCCCTCTCCCAGAGTGAGCTCAGAGAGGCTCTGGCGGAGGAGCGTCTCAAGAGTGAGACTGAGCAGCTCAGAGCTGTATTGCTCTCCTCAATCTCCCATGATCTACGAACGCCGCTGACAACCCTTATTGGTAGCACGGATAGCTGGCTCAGATACCATACACAGCTGAGCCAGGCTGAACAGTTGAGTCTCATCGAGGGGGTTGCGACCGAAGGTAAACGTCTGCATCGCTATGTGACTCATCTTCTGGATATGACCCGGATCGGTCAGGGGGAGTTGACCCTCAATCGCCAGCCGGTTGAGGTAGAGCAACTGCTCTCCAATGTGATCGGGCGTCTTGAGACCGAGTTAAAGCCTTTTGAACTGGTGACCCATGTGGATGAGGGGATCCCACGTTTGAATGTTCACGCCTCGCTTTTGGAGCAATCTTTGCTCAATGTGCTGGATAATGCCTGCCAATGGACAAAACTTGACGGCAGAATTGGTATAAACGTTCGCAAACTGAAAGACAAATTGAAAATTGAAATCTACGATCAGGGGCCTGGAATCGATCCCAATTTGCGTTGGCAGATTTTTGAGCCCTTCTTTACGACACGCAAGAGGGATCGGGGTCCGGGAGGGAGTGGCCTGGGTTTGGCCATTGCCAAGGGAATGATTCAGGCCCACGGTGGCTCCATCAAGGCTCTGGCGTGTACAGAAGAGGAGGGGTATGCAACCTGCATCCAGATCCAGCTTCCTTTGGATCAAAACAGCGCGGAGAGTGAATGA
- a CDS encoding inverse autotransporter beta domain-containing protein: MSTNMVSEGKGGLASYFNSKFSSLFKQWGTFKGGVLTDDDMKPTGYNLDLLLSLSNTKSRLVFGQFGLHHADVGSRTYLNMGLGRRQYFKNWMLGINGFVDQDLTREHSVRGSLGVEIWKDNLKLGSNYYFPLSGWKDASQIEDYQSRPAQGVDLDLHYYLPFYPQLGLKLKDEQYFGSLVDLQGSGSLDSMQADPYRLSSGMDYTPIPLLSFDGNYSHSKGGNDEFTLGAHLTYRFGVPIDKQIDPDMVKVAHSLRGMRFDLVERNPVIVLEYRKKTVLQVALPKEIELTEGESKVIVPEIHAKYHPLQAHWSSSLNGPSNILASLSSEYALEPTISKDIEAGGDENNHYPLTLTVTDSKGNTASATTEIVVKPNPSLNPQIKVLPGKNIHLLKGHKNTYTCAEGADADFHIQILDPRQKLREVRSTSSDHKSGDNGFKVAYSGSLKDQSKFDGANPLHPSFSISPGLMLLGAKPKLLQLTVSATDTQGFSSSRKILVRVNKNSDGGRGLDVDPSSAVTHVGETFDTSTLKVTGASPGAQLKYEFNPGTTGATYDPSTRLISHITERGVINLDISDDKGDYPVTFQLKVGKALPAMKALAQRRPRPENHQISLTDPVSFAQVKDYYGKVTVTGVDNETGQGSFKDGTLTVDQVGTFKVNIQDQGDESHQQSKTSFQLTVYPSISAQDKTLTLADSGRIQLSDPKSVTKISNDYGGVSTDSVENGSGRGIYSGGY, translated from the coding sequence ATGTCGACAAATATGGTCTCTGAAGGAAAGGGTGGCCTGGCAAGTTATTTTAATAGCAAATTCTCAAGTCTGTTTAAGCAGTGGGGGACTTTTAAGGGAGGGGTCCTGACTGACGATGATATGAAACCAACCGGGTATAACCTTGACCTGCTCCTTTCACTGTCGAATACAAAATCACGTCTGGTATTTGGTCAGTTTGGTCTCCACCATGCCGATGTTGGAAGTCGTACCTATCTGAATATGGGGCTGGGGCGTCGTCAGTATTTTAAGAATTGGATGTTAGGGATCAACGGCTTTGTGGATCAGGATTTGACCCGTGAGCATTCAGTGCGAGGCTCGTTAGGTGTTGAGATCTGGAAGGATAATTTAAAGCTTGGTAGTAACTACTATTTTCCTCTTTCAGGATGGAAAGATGCATCTCAGATCGAGGATTATCAATCTCGCCCGGCTCAGGGAGTCGATCTGGATCTTCACTATTATCTTCCTTTTTATCCACAACTTGGGCTCAAGCTCAAGGATGAACAGTATTTTGGCTCTCTGGTCGATCTTCAGGGGAGTGGCAGCCTTGATAGTATGCAGGCAGATCCCTATCGGCTGTCTTCCGGGATGGACTACACACCCATCCCTTTGTTGAGTTTTGATGGAAACTACTCGCATAGTAAAGGTGGCAATGATGAGTTTACCCTGGGGGCTCATCTGACCTATAGGTTTGGCGTTCCCATCGACAAGCAGATCGATCCGGATATGGTTAAAGTAGCGCACTCTCTCAGGGGAATGCGGTTCGATCTGGTTGAGCGCAACCCTGTCATTGTCCTTGAGTATCGGAAAAAAACGGTGCTACAGGTTGCCTTGCCTAAGGAGATAGAGCTGACAGAGGGTGAGTCTAAAGTGATCGTTCCCGAGATTCACGCCAAGTATCATCCACTGCAAGCCCATTGGAGTAGCTCACTCAATGGCCCCTCAAATATTCTGGCCAGCCTGTCCAGTGAATATGCTCTCGAGCCCACGATCAGTAAAGATATTGAGGCAGGTGGAGATGAAAATAACCATTATCCTCTTACTCTGACCGTGACAGATAGCAAAGGTAATACGGCATCAGCGACGACAGAAATTGTGGTAAAGCCGAACCCGTCTCTGAATCCTCAGATAAAAGTGCTCCCTGGTAAAAACATCCATCTCCTGAAAGGTCATAAAAACACTTATACCTGCGCAGAAGGGGCCGATGCCGATTTCCACATTCAGATCCTTGATCCCCGGCAAAAGCTTCGAGAGGTCCGCAGCACCTCATCAGATCATAAGAGCGGCGACAATGGGTTTAAGGTGGCTTATAGCGGTAGCCTCAAAGATCAGAGTAAGTTTGATGGAGCGAATCCTTTACATCCAAGCTTTAGTATTTCGCCAGGACTCATGTTGTTGGGAGCTAAGCCCAAGCTTCTACAGCTGACCGTTTCAGCGACCGATACGCAGGGTTTCAGTAGCTCCAGAAAAATTCTGGTACGAGTGAATAAAAACAGTGATGGTGGAAGGGGCCTGGATGTTGACCCAAGCTCAGCAGTCACCCATGTTGGTGAGACATTTGATACTTCAACTCTGAAAGTTACAGGCGCTTCACCTGGAGCACAGCTGAAATATGAATTTAATCCTGGTACAACCGGGGCAACATATGATCCCAGCACCCGGTTAATTAGCCATATCACCGAGAGGGGGGTCATTAATCTCGATATTAGCGATGATAAGGGGGATTATCCGGTCACCTTTCAACTCAAGGTTGGGAAGGCCTTACCCGCCATGAAAGCCCTGGCACAGCGGCGCCCCCGTCCGGAAAATCACCAGATATCACTAACCGATCCCGTCTCCTTTGCCCAGGTGAAAGATTACTATGGCAAGGTAACAGTCACTGGCGTAGACAATGAGACAGGGCAGGGGAGTTTCAAGGATGGAACTCTCACCGTTGATCAGGTGGGAACTTTTAAAGTGAACATTCAGGATCAGGGAGATGAATCGCACCAGCAGAGCAAGACGAGTTTTCAGCTAACTGTATATCCCTCGATTTCCGCACAGGATAAAACACTGACTCTGGCTGACAGTGGCAGGATCCAGCTCAGTGATCCTAAGAGTGTGACAAAAATTAGTAATGATTATGGGGGGGTATCTACCGACTCCGTCGAAAATGGGAGTGGTAGGGGGATCTATTCGGGGGGATACTGA